Genomic segment of Parabacteroides pacaensis:
ATACTGTAATTATCCGCAAATTTAAATTTATAATTAGCCAGCACCGGTAATTCCAGATAATCTAGACGTGTATTTATTTCGCTAAATCCCACAGATGCCGGATTATCCCAGTTGATATCGTTCAGAGAAGCAGCAGATTGATTGTATGAAGCTGTAGTAAATGCAAATCCGTAACTACTGTTTCCTCCCTTCTGGGAATAATACAAACCCGATTTAATTCCGAACGGACTATTCTTGAAATCATACTGAACGGCTACTCCTGCTCTAACCCCGGTTTTTAAATAGGAGGGGATACCGTCGGTAAAATTAGATAAACTTATTCCTACTTCCGGTGCAAACGTCCATTGTTGAGCTTGGGTTCTTAACCCCGTTAAGGCAAACATCATCACTAAAATAATAATTCTTTTTTCCATTTCTCTTTACTTAAAGGTAATACGTTAAAAACTTGTTTTCTTATTCTTTTATCTTTAAGACGGGAAATGTCAGAAAAACCCCTACTCGCTTTTCAATTATTTTTCAAAGAAAAGGGAAGGAAGTTACCACGCAAAGAAAAAGTTATATATTTTGATGGCTGTCTCGCGTAAGGTTTTTAATGCTTTACCCATTTGGTTTTCAACTGTTTTAACGGATATTCCTAAGGTTCCTGCAATGTCTTGGTAACGTAGTCCATCTTGCTTTGCCATAAGAAATATTTTTTTTCTTTCCGGGGGAAGTTTATTGATGGCTTCCCATAAACGGGCGTCACGTTCGGCTTGCCGGACTTGCTCTTCTTCGGAAGTATCCGGCAGATCGGGGATCTCTTGAGTATCCGCTTTGTGCATACGGGACGAGAGGTAATTTAAGCAACGGTTATGTACTGCCTGGTACATATAAGCTTTCAGGTTCCCGATGGCGGAACCTTGGCTGTTCTTCTCCCATGCATCGACAAACGCTTGCTGTACAATATCCTCGGCATCGTCTATCTCCTCGGTAAAGCGAAGTGCATATAGGTTCAGGGGTTTATACAAACTCCTGA
This window contains:
- a CDS encoding outer membrane beta-barrel protein, producing the protein MEKRIIILVMMFALTGLRTQAQQWTFAPEVGISLSNFTDGIPSYLKTGVRAGVAVQYDFKNSPFGIKSGLYYSQKGGNSSYGFAFTTASYNQSAASLNDINWDNPASVGFSEINTRLDYLELPVLANYKFKFADNYSISLSAGPYLAYGITGKIKYEYLDWTREENVNNPQYDSRYISGSANPFKDHTLYANKDDASYAMKGASRFDWGFNFGTEFAVMRWHLGVNYSLGLKNTSYSSQKNRSFNVMLGYSF
- a CDS encoding RNA polymerase sigma-70 factor, coding for MMLLTVNQFEEYFRSLYKPLNLYALRFTEEIDDAEDIVQQAFVDAWEKNSQGSAIGNLKAYMYQAVHNRCLNYLSSRMHKADTQEIPDLPDTSEEEQVRQAERDARLWEAINKLPPERKKIFLMAKQDGLRYQDIAGTLGISVKTVENQMGKALKTLRETAIKIYNFFFAW